From the Cytophagia bacterium CHB2 genome, the window AGATGACAACGACGCCGCCATCAAAGCCTACAACGACGCGCTCGCGCTTTTCAAAGCCGTCGGCGACCGCCTCGGCGAAGCCAACACCCTTCAGGCCATCGGCGATCTCCATCAATCTAAGAAAGAGCTCGACGCCGCCATCAAAGCCTACAACGACGCGCTCGCGCTTTTCAAAGCCGTCGGCGACCGCCTCGGCGAAGCCAACACCCTGAAGGCCTTTGGTCAACTTTATCATGCCGAGAAAAAGTTTGACAAGGCCCGTGCAAACTTCGAGGCGGCCATTGCCGGGCACGCGGCAATCAGAGATCGCTACAGCGTTGCTGTTGATTTGTATTATTTCTCTT encodes:
- a CDS encoding tetratricopeptide repeat protein; this translates as DDNDAAIKAYNDALALFKAVGDRLGEANTLQAIGDLHQSKKELDAAIKAYNDALALFKAVGDRLGEANTLKAFGQLYHAEKKFDKARANFEAAIAGHAAIRDRYSVAVDLYYFSFTQESLGQVEAAIKSVELALQTCLQLNLPWTEMAVSRLFDLKKMPETDFQNYLAGLAQQWGLP